A region from the Excalfactoria chinensis isolate bCotChi1 chromosome 11, bCotChi1.hap2, whole genome shotgun sequence genome encodes:
- the POP4 gene encoding ribonuclease P protein subunit p29: protein MGRAPSTQRTTVGRLACSALCRTGGEWGERSHARRAALRPAPVAHTSRLRRSTAMEGVLYSGLPREAAKELRLQPQGSEEARAFVSAFLKRSMPKKKDEAIQDVLTRKAVVLEHHCRRRKKPKRRKTKTFTAKQRRELGLFEIEPEQQRYELFLPLHELWKQYIRDLCYGLKPDAQPQMVQSKLLKADLHGAVVTVTKSKCPSYVGITGIILQEFKHVFKIITKDNKLKVVPKINNVFSVETDGFISYIYGSKFQLRASERSAKKFKLKGTIDL from the exons atgg GCCGAGCTCCCAGCACGCAGCGCACCACTGTAGGCCGCCTCGCCTGCAGCGCCCTCTGCCGGACCGGCGGGGAATGGGGGGAACGCAGCCACGCTCGACGCGCCGCGCTCCGGCCCGCCCCGGTCGCGCACACGTCACGCCTGCGCCGGAGCACCGCGATGGAAG GTGTGCTGTACAGCGGGCTGCCCCGCGAGGCGGCGAAGGAGCTGCGCCTGCAG CCCCAAGGGTCAGAGGAGGCCAGAGCGTTTGTGAGCGCCTTCCTGAAGCGCAGCATGCCCAAGAAGAAGGATGAAGCCATCCAGGACGTGCTGACGCGGAAGGCCGTGGTTCTGGAGCACCactgcaggagaaggaagaagccaaagagaaggaaaacaaaaaccttcacAGCCAAGCAGAGGCGGGAGCTGGGCCTGTTTGAAATCGAGCCTGAGCAGCAGAG ATATGAACTCTTTCTACCACTACATGAACTCTGGAAGCAGTACATCAGAGACCTGTGCTATGGACTTAAACCAGATGC GCAACCACAGATGGTTCAGAGCAAACTGCTGAAAGCTGACCTCCACGGAGCTGTTGTTACAG TCACAAAATCAAAGTGTCCGTCTTATGTTGGGATAACGGGAATAATCCTGCAGGAATTCAAACACGTCTTCAAAATTATTACTAAAGACAACAAACTAAAAG ttgttcccAAAATTAACAACGTATTCAGCGTTGAGACTGATGGATTCATTTCCTACATCTATGGAAGCAAGTTCCAGCTTCGAGCAAGTGAGCGGTCTGCAAAGAAGTTCAAGTTGAAAGGAACTATTGACCTATGA